Proteins from a genomic interval of uncultured Desulfuromusa sp.:
- a CDS encoding YcxB family protein, translating into MNKNIKIQYNLSEDDWRTFYNTYYASDKRFKLRFIYGTGSWIVGVCGLMGLFDNKFIAFGMIVFGLYCVFAKQYLVNKAVKKVKAKPQFPGKIDYNIDQDKMAGIEQGMEFEFSWDMFYGYRNAAPGLLLYLKQASFFFIPKEAISTEEKQEIIDILQLQNVRDLDTK; encoded by the coding sequence ATGAATAAAAATATCAAAATTCAGTACAATCTCAGCGAGGACGATTGGCGTACATTTTATAATACTTATTACGCATCCGATAAACGCTTCAAATTGCGCTTTATCTACGGAACCGGCAGCTGGATTGTTGGGGTGTGCGGCCTGATGGGTCTCTTTGACAACAAGTTCATTGCCTTTGGAATGATTGTTTTTGGACTTTACTGTGTCTTCGCCAAACAATATTTAGTCAACAAAGCGGTCAAAAAGGTAAAAGCGAAACCACAGTTTCCAGGAAAAATTGATTACAATATTGATCAGGACAAAATGGCCGGTATAGAGCAGGGAATGGAATTTGAATTTTCGTGGGACATGTTTTACGGCTATCGAAATGCAGCACCGGGACTCTTACTGTACCTGAAACAAGCGTCCTTCTTTTTCATCCCCAAAGAAGCAATCTCGACGGAAGAAAAACAAGAGATTATCGACATTCTGCAATTGCAGAATGTCCGGGATTTAGATACAAAATAA
- a CDS encoding NifU family protein, with amino-acid sequence MKERVVEILDLIRPALQADGGDVELVDVSDEGTVSVRLTGACGSCPMSTMTLKMGIERNLMEQIPEVKEVVQVR; translated from the coding sequence ATGAAAGAACGTGTTGTAGAGATTTTAGACCTGATTCGCCCCGCTTTGCAGGCTGATGGAGGCGATGTTGAGCTGGTTGATGTTTCGGATGAAGGAACTGTCAGTGTCCGTTTGACAGGTGCTTGTGGATCCTGTCCAATGTCGACCATGACCTTGAAAATGGGGATTGAGCGTAATTTGATGGAGCAGATCCCGGAAGTTAAAGAAGTCGTTCAGGTACGTTAA
- a CDS encoding SAM-dependent methyltransferase, which produces MIAGQESELILKLQQQIDASAGITFAEFMEQALYSPDDGYYTSKRTRIGKKGDFFTSSSVHSCFGQLIARQLEQMWRILGQDSFVVAEQGAGEGYLCLDILDALEKDFPEFYARLEYRLIELSPDNRHRQKQLLKPHLAAGRILWCELEDLKDMQGCIISNELIDAFPVHLIEKHAGELQEVYVVNGENGFAEELRPVSTALINEYFQRIGIEPAAGNRCEVNLAACDWMQRVAAVLGRGFVLTIDYGFLAEELYAPYRHTGTLLCYHQHQTNENPYQRVGLQDITAHVDFTSLQAVGCQYGLETLYFGQQYQFLMGLGFLEMLMEMECRETDPQKAQALRMNLKTLILPEGGMGESFKVLVQGKKIGAPELLCAKRIQDIKIPPGSF; this is translated from the coding sequence ATGATTGCAGGGCAAGAGTCGGAATTAATTCTTAAGCTACAACAGCAAATAGATGCGTCTGCCGGCATCACGTTTGCCGAATTTATGGAGCAAGCTCTCTATTCTCCTGATGATGGTTATTACACTTCCAAACGAACCCGTATCGGAAAAAAGGGTGATTTTTTTACCTCTTCCAGTGTGCATTCCTGCTTTGGTCAATTGATTGCCCGCCAGCTGGAGCAGATGTGGCGAATCCTGGGCCAGGATAGCTTCGTCGTTGCTGAGCAGGGAGCAGGTGAAGGGTATCTCTGTCTTGATATCCTGGATGCTTTGGAGAAAGATTTTCCTGAATTTTATGCTCGTCTTGAATATCGACTGATAGAACTCAGTCCGGATAATCGCCATCGACAAAAACAGCTTTTAAAGCCCCATCTTGCTGCTGGACGAATTTTATGGTGTGAACTTGAAGATTTGAAGGACATGCAGGGGTGTATTATCAGCAATGAATTGATCGATGCTTTTCCAGTTCATCTGATTGAAAAACATGCGGGCGAGTTGCAAGAGGTCTATGTTGTCAACGGCGAAAATGGATTTGCTGAAGAGCTTCGTCCTGTTTCCACTGCTCTGATCAATGAGTATTTTCAACGGATAGGAATTGAACCTGCAGCGGGAAATCGCTGTGAGGTTAATTTGGCCGCATGTGATTGGATGCAACGTGTTGCAGCGGTTCTTGGCCGTGGATTTGTCTTGACCATTGATTATGGTTTTCTGGCCGAGGAGCTTTATGCTCCTTACCGACATACCGGTACTCTTCTTTGTTACCATCAGCACCAAACCAATGAAAACCCTTATCAGAGGGTTGGTCTCCAGGATATAACGGCTCATGTGGACTTTACTTCTTTGCAGGCGGTTGGTTGTCAGTATGGTCTGGAGACTCTTTATTTCGGACAGCAGTATCAATTTTTGATGGGGCTTGGTTTTCTTGAGATGCTTATGGAAATGGAATGCCGGGAGACTGATCCCCAGAAAGCGCAAGCATTGCGTATGAATTTAAAAACCCTCATTCTTCCTGAAGGGGGGATGGGGGAAAGTTTCAAGGTTCTTGTCCAAGGCAAGAAAATCGGTGCTCCAGAGCTTCTTTGTGCCAAACGGATTCAAGATATCAAGATACCACCAGGGTCGTTTTGA
- a CDS encoding cytidylate kinase family protein, with protein sequence MAIITISREMGSGGIPIVHHIAEELGYTLVDGDVIRDAAEDYDLSQEALQQIDEKPPAFVENLDRQIELNMNRIQLIVLEQALKGDVVIYGRGGQDLLPDISSVLRVRVIAPFEERVERWAQREWIDPDLARSLVRKSDQQRAGFIKYYFDRNWTNPIEYDIVINTIRISNETAVKLITEAIKDPYLIEKAHICKSKIQDLIIQKKIQIARLDDDRIKDIWFNIDVVDCHVTLSGHVYSENERQAIISDSKKVEGVLGVTDNLKIVNY encoded by the coding sequence ATGGCAATCATTACTATTTCCCGCGAGATGGGTAGCGGCGGTATACCGATTGTTCACCACATAGCTGAAGAGCTGGGCTATACTCTGGTCGACGGCGACGTCATCCGTGACGCTGCCGAGGATTACGACCTGTCTCAGGAAGCTCTGCAACAAATTGATGAAAAACCTCCTGCATTCGTTGAAAACCTGGATCGGCAAATCGAACTCAACATGAATCGGATCCAGCTGATTGTCCTGGAACAAGCCCTCAAAGGGGATGTTGTTATCTACGGACGGGGAGGCCAGGATCTTCTCCCCGACATTTCAAGTGTGCTTCGTGTGCGCGTCATTGCCCCTTTTGAAGAAAGAGTTGAGCGCTGGGCACAACGCGAATGGATTGATCCTGATTTGGCGCGCTCTTTAGTCCGAAAAAGTGATCAGCAACGCGCCGGATTCATCAAATACTACTTTGATCGTAACTGGACAAATCCCATTGAATACGACATCGTTATTAATACCATCAGAATTTCCAATGAAACTGCGGTAAAACTCATTACCGAAGCGATAAAAGATCCTTATCTCATTGAAAAAGCTCATATCTGTAAATCAAAGATTCAAGATTTAATTATTCAGAAAAAAATTCAGATTGCCAGGTTGGACGATGATCGAATCAAAGATATCTGGTTTAATATTGATGTCGTTGACTGTCATGTCACTCTGTCTGGTCATGTTTACAGTGAGAATGAACGGCAGGCAATTATAAGCGACTCGAAAAAAGTAGAAGGTGTCCTCGGAGTCACCGATAATCTGAAAATAGTCAATTATTAG
- a CDS encoding YebC/PmpR family DNA-binding transcriptional regulator produces MAGHSKWANIKHRKGAQDAKRGKIFTKLIKEITVAARIGGADLESNSRLRLAVDKAKQANMPKDNIDRGIKKGTGDLDGVTYEEGVFEGYGPGGVAVIVEFMTDNRTRTVADVRHAFNKYGGSLGVSGSVAFMFDRKGQIIFSDENDFETIFEVALEAGAEDVKEEDGIIEVITDPTEFEAVQIDLEKHELKYESAEVTMIPQNSTPIEGKQAESLMKMIDVLEDNDDVQNVYANFDISDEEMERIMG; encoded by the coding sequence ATGGCTGGACATAGTAAATGGGCCAACATCAAACATCGCAAAGGCGCGCAAGATGCCAAGCGAGGCAAGATTTTCACCAAACTTATCAAAGAAATTACTGTAGCCGCAAGAATCGGAGGAGCGGATCTTGAATCCAACTCCCGCCTGAGGCTGGCCGTAGACAAAGCCAAGCAGGCAAATATGCCTAAAGACAACATAGACCGTGGCATCAAAAAAGGCACGGGAGACCTCGATGGCGTCACCTACGAAGAAGGAGTCTTTGAAGGGTATGGCCCCGGTGGTGTCGCCGTTATTGTTGAATTCATGACTGACAATCGGACCCGGACTGTTGCTGATGTCCGTCACGCGTTCAATAAGTATGGTGGTAGTCTGGGTGTAAGTGGTTCGGTGGCGTTCATGTTTGACCGCAAAGGTCAAATCATCTTTTCCGACGAAAATGATTTTGAAACAATTTTTGAAGTTGCCCTGGAGGCAGGAGCGGAAGACGTTAAAGAAGAAGATGGCATCATTGAAGTCATTACCGACCCCACCGAGTTTGAGGCCGTCCAGATCGATCTTGAAAAGCATGAGCTGAAATATGAATCAGCCGAAGTCACAATGATCCCGCAAAACTCAACTCCCATTGAAGGGAAGCAGGCTGAATCCCTGATGAAAATGATCGACGTCCTGGAAGACAACGACGATGTCCAGAATGTTTATGCCAACTTCGACATTTCTGATGAAGAGATGGAAAGAATAATGGGTTAA
- the ruvC gene encoding crossover junction endodeoxyribonuclease RuvC — protein MRILGIDPGSKATGYGFIEQQGNRLIHLDNGAIFTQSRDPLAIRLQRIYRELCILIEKYRPEAVAVEQVFMARNPASALKLGHARGIALLAGINADLPVAEYSALQVKSAVVGYGRAGKNQVQHMTKMLLNLPEIAQEDAADALAVAICHAHSHHLSRQVGQTMQKNRNQ, from the coding sequence ATGCGTATTCTAGGTATTGATCCCGGCAGCAAAGCGACGGGTTACGGTTTCATTGAGCAACAAGGAAATCGCTTGATCCACCTGGACAATGGGGCCATATTTACCCAGAGTCGCGATCCTCTGGCGATACGCTTACAACGCATCTACAGAGAACTCTGTATCCTGATTGAAAAATACCGTCCCGAAGCCGTTGCCGTTGAGCAGGTGTTCATGGCGCGTAATCCCGCTTCGGCACTAAAACTTGGCCATGCTCGCGGAATTGCACTCCTGGCCGGAATTAATGCTGATTTGCCAGTTGCAGAATATTCGGCATTACAAGTTAAAAGTGCTGTGGTTGGCTATGGTAGAGCAGGGAAAAACCAGGTACAACACATGACCAAAATGTTGCTTAATTTGCCTGAAATTGCTCAGGAAGATGCTGCAGATGCTCTAGCCGTTGCTATCTGTCATGCCCATAGCCATCATCTCAGTCGACAGGTGGGTCAAACCATGCAAAAGAATCGGAACCAATAA
- the ruvA gene encoding Holliday junction branch migration protein RuvA — MIALLSGTLAYRSPEQIIVDVSGVGYRLQIPLSTFYTLPEEGNVQLQIHTHVKEDAIHLFGFSTTVEKDLFILLISVSGVGPKLAITILSHIATDELALALSQGDIPRLTAIPGIGKKSAERLILELQDKATAYAVTAAIPAQDGNISSTEDDHQDALSALVNLGYKETLAKRALNHLQLPPGSPLEDILKAALQKLMK, encoded by the coding sequence ATGATTGCCCTCTTAAGCGGCACATTGGCCTACCGCAGCCCGGAACAAATTATCGTCGACGTCTCGGGGGTTGGCTATCGCTTGCAGATTCCCCTCTCAACCTTTTATACTCTTCCCGAAGAAGGCAATGTTCAATTACAGATCCACACCCATGTCAAAGAAGATGCCATTCATTTATTCGGCTTTTCCACGACCGTCGAAAAAGATCTTTTTATTCTGCTGATTTCTGTTTCGGGAGTGGGGCCCAAACTGGCCATTACGATACTCTCACATATCGCCACAGATGAGCTGGCTTTGGCCTTGAGCCAAGGTGACATTCCACGGTTAACGGCCATTCCGGGAATCGGAAAAAAAAGTGCCGAGCGATTAATCCTTGAACTGCAGGACAAAGCAACGGCTTACGCTGTCACCGCGGCGATACCAGCTCAGGATGGCAACATATCCAGCACTGAAGACGATCATCAGGATGCCTTGTCTGCTTTGGTTAATCTGGGCTACAAAGAGACATTGGCAAAACGGGCTTTGAATCATCTGCAACTGCCGCCCGGGTCTCCTCTTGAGGACATCCTGAAAGCGGCATTACAAAAACTGATGAAGTAA
- the ruvB gene encoding Holliday junction branch migration DNA helicase RuvB has product MSERLITAEGQAEENNYEVGLRPKSLQEYVGQSKAKRNLKVFIDAARNRQEALDHVLFFGPPGLGKTTLANIIAQEMGVNIKSTSGPVIEKTGDLAAVLTNLEEGDVLFIDEIHRLSPVVEEILYPAMEDYQLDIMIGQGPSARTIKLDIPRFTLVGATTRAGLLSSPLRDRFGVISRLEFYSKDELTTIVKRSANILKIRIDDDGAREIARRSRGTPRIVNRLLRRVRDFAEIEGNGTITRELADHSLKRLEVDNQGFDYMDCLLLLTIIDKFSGGPVGLDTLAAAIGEERDTIEDVIEPYLIQQGFLNRTPRGRVVTESCFRHFQRTPAQTGGTGPLFGS; this is encoded by the coding sequence ATGAGCGAACGCTTGATTACTGCTGAGGGGCAAGCAGAAGAAAACAATTATGAGGTTGGTCTGCGCCCAAAATCACTTCAGGAGTATGTGGGGCAAAGCAAGGCGAAACGCAATCTCAAAGTCTTCATCGATGCGGCACGCAACCGTCAGGAAGCTCTGGACCATGTCCTCTTTTTTGGGCCTCCAGGTCTCGGGAAAACCACCCTGGCAAACATTATTGCCCAGGAAATGGGAGTCAATATAAAAAGCACTTCCGGACCCGTCATAGAAAAAACCGGTGATCTGGCTGCCGTTCTAACCAACCTGGAAGAAGGAGATGTCCTTTTCATCGATGAAATTCATCGCCTCTCTCCGGTTGTTGAAGAAATTCTCTACCCGGCGATGGAAGATTACCAACTTGATATCATGATCGGTCAGGGTCCGTCAGCCAGAACCATCAAACTGGACATTCCCAGGTTTACACTGGTTGGAGCCACAACCCGCGCCGGGTTGCTTTCTTCACCATTACGGGATCGTTTTGGTGTCATCAGCCGATTGGAATTTTATTCCAAGGACGAACTGACAACCATTGTCAAGCGTAGTGCCAATATTCTCAAAATCCGGATTGACGATGATGGCGCACGCGAAATTGCCCGCCGCAGTCGTGGAACTCCAAGAATCGTCAACCGGCTGCTGCGTCGGGTCCGGGATTTTGCCGAGATTGAAGGGAATGGAACCATTACTCGTGAATTGGCCGACCACTCATTGAAACGGCTTGAAGTCGATAATCAGGGGTTTGATTACATGGATTGTCTGTTGCTGCTGACAATCATCGATAAATTTTCCGGCGGCCCCGTGGGTCTCGACACTCTGGCGGCAGCTATCGGAGAAGAACGGGATACAATTGAAGACGTGATAGAACCCTACCTTATCCAGCAGGGTTTTTTGAACCGGACCCCCCGGGGACGTGTTGTCACCGAAAGTTGCTTTCGTCATTTTCAGAGAACACCAGCGCAAACAGGGGGAACAGGGCCCCTCTTCGGTTCGTAA